A window of Metabacillus sp. B2-18 contains these coding sequences:
- a CDS encoding ABC transporter substrate-binding protein produces the protein MKKLFLYVSMLVLSFSLVACSSSETGGSDENIVIWTQAAADHPEGKMFAERVKQYNEEHPDKPQVEIQNITRAGAGSGYIDKLNAAITANDMPDIFTLDGPDIAAYVDSGLLGELDDYMSDGFKEGFTESIIAQGTVDGKFYGMGYSDSGVAIMYNEDMMNALPEDIKELVPAADEDWTWDQFTELARKVDDFAKSSDDPAFKEYESAVSLLLPDITAGAYETGTYYFTPVLWGNDTNIVDEDGVTVDGVLNSEKSVEALTKFAKLFEEPQLASASESEKAFHSGKTALSVSGFWYVSELTSNYPNLKFKTVRYPKMNEGYDGLYTPSGSWAFVRNGQEEDEERIKQVVEVMEWLNNDEASEEYYHANGSIPTRVNSIDVIDTNTDNPYHNEAWSVLKYQVENTNKSRPVSPGYPYLSETFAKDVILKIGQNKTTDSATIKEYLDEAVKKIDIEFEKYKK, from the coding sequence ATGAAAAAGCTATTTTTGTATGTTTCTATGTTGGTTTTATCTTTCTCGTTAGTTGCGTGTAGTTCAAGTGAAACAGGTGGTAGTGATGAGAATATTGTGATTTGGACACAGGCTGCTGCTGATCATCCTGAGGGAAAAATGTTTGCTGAACGAGTAAAACAGTACAACGAGGAGCATCCTGACAAGCCTCAAGTTGAAATTCAAAACATTACACGTGCGGGGGCAGGATCTGGTTATATTGATAAGCTGAATGCAGCCATTACAGCGAATGATATGCCTGATATTTTTACATTAGATGGTCCTGATATTGCTGCGTACGTAGATTCTGGACTTCTTGGTGAATTAGACGATTATATGAGCGATGGGTTTAAAGAAGGATTTACTGAATCAATCATTGCTCAAGGTACAGTTGACGGAAAGTTTTACGGAATGGGTTATTCAGATTCAGGGGTAGCGATTATGTATAACGAAGATATGATGAATGCATTGCCTGAAGATATAAAAGAATTAGTACCTGCAGCTGATGAGGATTGGACATGGGACCAATTCACGGAACTTGCTAGAAAGGTAGATGATTTTGCAAAAAGTTCAGATGATCCTGCCTTTAAAGAGTATGAAAGTGCAGTAAGCTTGTTATTGCCAGATATTACAGCAGGTGCATATGAAACAGGAACGTATTACTTTACACCAGTGCTTTGGGGCAACGATACAAACATTGTTGATGAAGACGGTGTGACAGTCGATGGTGTTTTAAACAGTGAGAAAAGTGTTGAAGCTTTAACGAAATTTGCCAAGTTATTTGAGGAACCACAGCTTGCAAGTGCATCTGAATCAGAAAAAGCCTTTCATTCTGGGAAAACAGCTTTATCTGTAAGTGGTTTCTGGTATGTTAGTGAATTAACAAGTAACTATCCTAATCTAAAATTTAAAACAGTTCGTTATCCTAAGATGAATGAGGGCTATGATGGCTTATACACTCCATCAGGAAGCTGGGCATTTGTGAGAAACGGGCAAGAGGAAGATGAAGAACGTATTAAGCAGGTTGTTGAAGTGATGGAATGGCTAAACAATGATGAAGCATCAGAGGAATATTATCACGCAAATGGATCGATCCCTACTCGTGTAAATTCTATTGATGTCATTGATACGAATACTGACAATCCTTATCATAATGAAGCTTGGTCGGTGTTGAAATATCAAGTTGAAAATACAAATAAATCTCGTCCTGTTTCACCAGGATATCCATACTTATCTGAAACATTTGCCAAAGATGTTATTTTAAAAATCGGTCAAAATAAAACAACAGACTCAGCAACAATTAAAGAATACTTAGATGAAGCAGTGAAAAAGATTGATATAGAGTTTGAGAAATATAAAAAATAA
- a CDS encoding LacI family DNA-binding transcriptional regulator gives MNKLTMKEIAKLANVSQSTVSRVINGNTGVNEDAMKRVLSVIEEVGYVPNKAAQTLKKSQSNIIGVCLTETYNPYFVELVDALESEARKIGYSILLHNSRHNPITEWESIQNFIARQVDGIILVPTGEYNIQRISKLAIPTIVMTQNHKPLDSIGLDHMKAGKIVGEKFIHAGHKTFGYVGTTPDDDKFLGYKSALYENGFSFDQKNYIQLEETSTNNFLMRRDIEDYLNRVESLDFTCLFTSNDIMALEFMKAARERNIKVPEDISVIGFDDTYLAKIMGISSIHQPIEEMVKTTIDILLDRMENEVSSESVQIKLDPTLIERMSS, from the coding sequence ATGAATAAGTTAACAATGAAAGAAATCGCTAAACTTGCAAACGTTTCCCAATCAACTGTATCAAGAGTGATAAACGGTAATACAGGAGTAAATGAAGACGCCATGAAACGGGTGCTTTCAGTTATAGAAGAAGTAGGTTATGTGCCAAACAAAGCGGCCCAAACACTAAAAAAGAGTCAATCAAATATTATCGGAGTATGTTTAACAGAAACCTATAATCCATATTTCGTCGAGTTAGTTGATGCACTCGAATCAGAAGCTCGAAAAATCGGATACAGCATTTTACTGCACAATTCCAGGCATAATCCCATCACAGAATGGGAAAGCATCCAAAACTTTATCGCTCGTCAGGTTGACGGAATAATTCTTGTCCCGACTGGTGAATATAACATCCAGCGAATTAGTAAGCTCGCCATTCCGACAATCGTCATGACACAAAACCACAAACCACTTGATAGTATAGGACTTGATCACATGAAAGCAGGTAAAATTGTTGGTGAAAAATTCATTCACGCTGGACATAAAACCTTTGGATATGTCGGAACCACCCCTGATGATGATAAATTCCTCGGCTACAAAAGTGCTCTATATGAAAACGGATTCAGCTTCGACCAAAAAAATTACATTCAGCTTGAAGAAACATCAACAAACAATTTCTTAATGAGACGTGACATCGAAGATTATTTAAACAGAGTTGAATCCCTTGATTTCACCTGTCTTTTTACATCAAATGACATTATGGCACTAGAATTTATGAAAGCTGCTAGAGAAAGAAATATAAAGGTACCTGAGGATATTAGTGTGATCGGATTTGACGATACGTACCTTGCTAAAATTATGGGTATTTCCAGTATTCATCAGCCGATTGAAGAGATGGTGAAAACAACCATTGATATCCTGTTAGACAGGATGGAGAATGAGGTTTCATCAGAGTCTGTACAGATTAAGTTGGATCCAACGTTGATTGAGAGAATGAGTAGTTGA
- a CDS encoding MORN repeat-containing protein, whose amino-acid sequence MAKYMYVDKNNNFFTEGQLTAFKVLHPEDQKASFKRMVVCGMCYETVSNQSTKMPQVRNTSPRPSSKNKKDPRKIKNHYICPFCHTANEPLRNTCKKCSRILFSTEYETKRVPTSTLSRKRTIMFPKGIIIMIGIVLIAIYILNKNDTNLTNLLQSAKEKATFESTTSTSKQISTYEWPDGSKYTGEFKNGQPHGKGTLEWVNGDTYIGEFLNGQLTGRGKLVFANGAIYEGNLLDGKPHGEGTMRYADGSTYSGMWVNGELE is encoded by the coding sequence ATGGCGAAATACATGTATGTAGATAAAAATAATAACTTCTTCACTGAAGGTCAGTTAACAGCTTTTAAGGTTCTTCACCCGGAAGATCAGAAGGCAAGCTTTAAAAGAATGGTCGTTTGTGGGATGTGCTATGAAACCGTTAGTAATCAATCAACCAAAATGCCACAAGTACGAAACACTTCCCCTAGACCTTCGTCTAAAAATAAAAAAGATCCTAGAAAGATAAAAAATCATTATATTTGTCCTTTTTGCCATACCGCAAATGAGCCCCTTCGCAATACCTGTAAAAAGTGTTCGCGCATTCTATTCAGCACAGAATATGAAACGAAGAGAGTTCCTACTAGTACACTAAGTAGAAAAAGAACTATCATGTTCCCAAAGGGCATCATCATTATGATTGGGATCGTCCTTATAGCTATCTATATTTTAAACAAGAACGACACGAACCTAACAAACCTACTACAAAGTGCAAAAGAAAAAGCTACCTTTGAAAGCACAACTTCAACATCAAAACAAATCAGTACATACGAATGGCCAGACGGATCTAAATATACAGGTGAATTTAAAAATGGACAGCCTCATGGTAAAGGAACCTTAGAATGGGTGAATGGAGATACTTATATAGGAGAATTTCTAAATGGTCAGTTAACAGGTCGCGGTAAGTTAGTGTTTGCGAATGGAGCTATCTATGAAGGGAACCTTTTGGATGGAAAGCCACATGGTGAAGGAACCATGAGATATGCAGATGGGTCTACTTATTCAGGTATGTGGGTGAATGGGGAGCTGGAATAG
- a CDS encoding RDD family protein, with protein MSENPRLDNWLKQYEESKYDKDDVVVSKRNEVGKPTQVNAVNYVSINNVHYSPSSTKSYEYVGFWRRFFALFIDSIILSLLYFITDNFAVHLAVSLLYYSGLSSSPMQATIGKAAIGAIVVDEKGKRISFLHALGRYFAYLISGVLFFIGFIMIGFHGKKKGLHDLVCGTMVVNRK; from the coding sequence ATGTCTGAAAATCCACGGTTGGATAATTGGTTAAAGCAATATGAAGAAAGCAAATATGACAAAGACGATGTTGTTGTTTCAAAACGGAATGAAGTTGGTAAACCAACACAAGTCAATGCGGTAAACTATGTCTCAATTAATAATGTCCATTACTCACCTTCAAGTACAAAATCATATGAATATGTAGGCTTTTGGAGGAGATTTTTTGCCCTTTTTATTGATAGCATCATTCTATCATTATTGTATTTTATTACTGATAATTTCGCTGTCCATCTTGCTGTGAGTCTTTTATATTACAGTGGCTTATCTTCTTCTCCTATGCAAGCAACGATTGGCAAAGCAGCAATCGGAGCAATTGTTGTTGATGAAAAAGGAAAAAGAATTTCATTTCTTCATGCACTCGGAAGATATTTCGCTTACCTAATCTCAGGAGTCTTATTCTTTATAGGTTTTATTATGATTGGTTTTCATGGTAAGAAAAAAGGGTTACATGATTTAGTCTGTGGAACGATGGTTGTAAATAGGAAATAA
- a CDS encoding plasmid pRiA4b ORF-3 family protein encodes METGEKPVDYLPADMIYAYDFVDNWEHRIVLEKVID; translated from the coding sequence ATGGAAACAGGAGAAAAGCCTGTAGATTATCTTCCTGCTGATATGATCTACGCCTATGATTTCGTAGATAACTGGGAGCATCGAATTGTGTTAGAGAAGGTGATCGACTAG